A single region of the Pseudomonas granadensis genome encodes:
- a CDS encoding response regulator transcription factor codes for MTPVSVGQPRILSIEDDPVLGAYVHEHLGRSGFQVTWCQNGEEGLNIARDQPFDVVLMDILLPGLDGLKLLTQLRQSHSTPVLLMSALGAEADRISGFRLGADDYLPKPFSMAELHVRIEAILRRVALDRRPAAAVLPATSGALRFDDEQCEVFFREQAAGLTRSEFRLLDTLNRNDEEVLSKAFLYQHVLQRGYAAHDRSLDMHISQIRRKLKAIGYTEREVRTVWGKGYVLSGADETL; via the coding sequence ATGACTCCTGTTTCCGTTGGCCAGCCACGCATTCTTTCCATCGAAGACGATCCGGTGCTCGGTGCCTATGTGCATGAGCATCTGGGCCGCAGCGGCTTTCAGGTGACCTGGTGCCAGAATGGTGAGGAAGGCCTGAACATCGCCAGGGACCAGCCGTTCGACGTGGTGCTGATGGATATCCTCTTGCCGGGCCTGGACGGCTTGAAGCTGTTGACGCAATTGCGCCAGAGCCATTCGACCCCAGTGCTGTTGATGTCGGCACTTGGCGCCGAGGCCGATCGCATCAGCGGCTTTCGTCTCGGTGCCGACGACTATTTGCCCAAGCCGTTCAGCATGGCTGAGTTGCATGTGCGTATCGAAGCGATCCTGCGCCGCGTCGCCCTCGATCGCCGCCCGGCGGCAGCTGTGCTGCCAGCGACGAGCGGTGCGCTGCGTTTCGACGATGAACAGTGCGAGGTGTTTTTCCGCGAGCAGGCCGCCGGGCTGACCCGCAGCGAATTCCGCTTGCTCGACACCCTCAACCGCAACGACGAGGAAGTGCTGAGCAAAGCCTTCCTTTATCAGCATGTGCTGCAACGCGGCTATGCCGCCCACGACCGCAGCCTCGACATGCACATCAGCCAGATCCGCCGCAAACTCAAAGCCATCGGTTACACCGAGCGCGAAGTGCGCACTGTCTGGGGCAAGGGCTACGTATTGAGTGGCGCCGATGAAACGCTCTGA
- a CDS encoding sensor histidine kinase, translating to MKRSELPGRHSLFWKLALLLVAFCLLMIWLSWSWGRYMEERNQFLSDNARATLSRYAAQAEQAWQHGGRHGVDDWLQSMELREASWVGVIGGNLQSLSSEPLNEAEVQHLTFLRGLDWPIHKKGRPWLRVPFPKEPSAGILVIELPERFVPGKYRVFWRVITNGVIPGLFTLLLCIGLYRLLVVPLNNLREQANAWRADQLNVRLSSGMTQRPDELGELARAFDSMSERLQTTVALQQQLLRDLSHELRTPLSRLRVASEGEQGLPQLRERIGREVDGMQRLVEDTLQLAWLDTDRTPLPDEAIQIQALWEMLTDNACYESGWPSLQLQCSVDASCWVRGHLNTLAQALENILRNAIRHSPEGAIVRLDGQRDGDYWHLWLEDQGGGVAEADLERIFSPFIRLDGSRPGDGGFGLGLSIARNAVQRQGGLLWAENAGAGLRLNLRLLADDGVASSDAIASRLAPTVDLGSPQVV from the coding sequence ATGAAACGCTCTGAACTGCCAGGGCGGCATTCGCTGTTCTGGAAACTGGCTTTGCTGCTGGTGGCGTTCTGTCTGCTGATGATCTGGCTGAGTTGGTCGTGGGGTCGCTACATGGAGGAGCGCAATCAGTTCCTCTCTGACAACGCGCGCGCAACGCTCAGTCGCTATGCGGCGCAAGCGGAGCAGGCCTGGCAGCACGGCGGCCGCCACGGCGTGGATGACTGGCTGCAAAGCATGGAATTGCGCGAGGCCAGTTGGGTCGGGGTGATTGGCGGCAATTTGCAGTCGCTGAGCAGCGAGCCGTTGAACGAGGCAGAAGTGCAGCACCTGACCTTTCTACGCGGCCTCGACTGGCCGATCCATAAAAAGGGCCGGCCGTGGCTGCGCGTGCCGTTTCCCAAAGAACCGTCCGCCGGCATCCTCGTCATCGAGTTGCCGGAACGCTTTGTGCCGGGCAAATACCGGGTGTTCTGGCGCGTCATTACCAATGGCGTGATTCCCGGGCTGTTCACCTTGTTGTTGTGCATCGGCCTGTACCGCTTGCTGGTTGTGCCTCTGAACAACCTGCGCGAACAGGCCAACGCCTGGCGCGCCGACCAATTGAATGTGCGCCTGTCGAGTGGCATGACCCAGCGCCCCGACGAACTCGGTGAGCTGGCCCGCGCATTCGATTCGATGTCCGAACGCCTGCAAACCACCGTCGCTTTACAGCAGCAGCTATTGCGCGATTTATCCCATGAACTGCGCACGCCGCTGAGCCGCCTGCGCGTTGCCAGTGAAGGAGAGCAAGGGCTGCCACAGTTGCGCGAACGCATCGGCCGCGAGGTCGACGGCATGCAGCGGCTGGTCGAAGACACCTTGCAACTGGCCTGGCTCGACACTGACCGCACGCCACTGCCCGACGAAGCGATCCAGATTCAGGCCCTCTGGGAAATGCTTACCGACAATGCCTGTTACGAAAGCGGCTGGCCGAGCTTGCAGTTGCAATGTTCGGTCGATGCGTCGTGCTGGGTACGCGGCCATCTCAATACATTGGCGCAAGCGCTGGAGAACATTTTGCGCAATGCGATTCGGCATTCGCCCGAGGGCGCAATTGTCCGGCTCGATGGACAGCGCGATGGCGATTATTGGCATTTGTGGCTGGAGGATCAGGGCGGCGGTGTGGCTGAAGCAGATCTGGAGCGGATTTTTTCACCGTTCATCCGACTCGACGGCTCGAGGCCAGGGGATGGCGGGTTTGGTTTGGGCTTGAGCATTGCGCGCAACGCGGTGCAGCGCCAGGGCGGGTTGCTCTGGGCCGAGAATGCCGGGGCGGGATTGCGGTTGAATTTGCGGTTGTTGGCCGATGATGGTGTCGCCAGTTCTGACGCCATCGCGAGCAGGCTCGCTCCCACAGTGGATCTGGGTTCGCCGCAGGTTGTGTGA
- the rlmD gene encoding 23S rRNA (uracil(1939)-C(5))-methyltransferase RlmD — protein sequence MAKHERGLRFQPTGGSKAAQIPTGKKQRLNIERLANDGRGIAFFEGKTWFVLGALAGEEVEARVLGAHGKVVEARTERVFKASQLRRPQPCPHAGRCGGCSVQHLPHDEQLALKQRMLAEQLSRVAGVEPQEWAAPLTGPEFGYRRRARIAVRWDMKAKKLEVGFRAAGSQDIVAISECPVLVQPLQPIMTRLPEMLRRLSKPQALGHVELFSGSSLAVLLRHMAPLSEADLTILKDFCQFHEAQLWLHGDGEPQPVDASQALGYRLEQWDLDLAYRPGDFVQVNAGVNEAMVAQALDWLQPRAEERVLDLFCGLGNFALPLAQSVREVVAVEGVQTMVERAEANAASNNLHNTKFFQADLSQPLTDAQWIGNGFSAVLLDPPRDGAFEVVRKLASLGAKRLVYVSCNPATLARDTVELIKQGYRLKRAGILDMFPQTAHVEAMALFEASQDGSSESV from the coding sequence ATGGCCAAACACGAGAGAGGCCTGCGCTTCCAGCCCACCGGCGGTAGCAAGGCCGCACAAATCCCGACCGGCAAAAAGCAGCGCTTGAACATCGAGCGCCTGGCCAATGACGGTCGCGGTATCGCATTTTTCGAAGGCAAAACCTGGTTCGTCCTCGGCGCTCTCGCCGGCGAAGAAGTCGAGGCGCGAGTGCTTGGCGCCCACGGTAAAGTCGTCGAGGCGCGCACCGAGCGCGTGTTCAAGGCCAGCCAATTGCGTCGCCCGCAGCCGTGCCCGCATGCCGGCCGCTGCGGCGGTTGCAGCGTGCAGCATCTGCCCCACGACGAACAACTCGCCCTGAAACAGCGCATGCTCGCCGAGCAATTGTCGCGCGTTGCCGGCGTTGAGCCGCAAGAATGGGCCGCGCCGTTGACCGGTCCGGAATTCGGCTATCGCCGTCGCGCGCGGATTGCGGTGCGTTGGGACATGAAGGCCAAGAAACTTGAGGTGGGTTTCCGCGCCGCCGGCAGTCAGGACATTGTGGCGATCAGCGAATGCCCGGTGCTGGTACAGCCCTTGCAACCGATCATGACCCGTTTGCCGGAGATGCTGCGTCGCTTGAGCAAGCCGCAAGCGCTGGGGCATGTCGAATTGTTCAGTGGCTCGTCACTGGCCGTGTTGCTGCGGCACATGGCGCCGCTGTCCGAAGCGGACCTGACGATCCTCAAGGATTTCTGCCAGTTCCATGAGGCGCAATTGTGGCTGCATGGCGACGGCGAACCGCAACCGGTCGACGCCAGCCAGGCGCTGGGCTATCGCCTGGAGCAATGGGACCTTGATCTGGCCTACCGCCCCGGCGACTTCGTTCAGGTCAATGCCGGCGTCAACGAGGCGATGGTCGCTCAGGCGCTGGACTGGCTGCAGCCGAGGGCCGAGGAACGCGTGCTGGATCTGTTTTGCGGTCTCGGCAACTTTGCGTTGCCCTTGGCCCAAAGCGTGCGTGAAGTGGTGGCAGTCGAGGGCGTGCAGACCATGGTCGAGCGTGCCGAAGCCAACGCCGCCAGTAACAATTTGCATAACACAAAGTTTTTTCAAGCCGATTTATCCCAGCCTTTGACCGATGCTCAGTGGATCGGAAACGGCTTTTCTGCGGTACTCTTGGACCCACCCCGTGACGGTGCTTTCGAGGTGGTGCGCAAGCTGGCGAGCCTGGGTGCCAAACGGCTGGTGTATGTGTCGTGCAACCCTGCAACTCTGGCGCGCGACACGGTCGAATTGATCAAGCAGGGCTACCGGTTAAAACGTGCCGGGATTCTCGATATGTTTCCTCAGACGGCACATGTCGAGGCCATGGCGTTATTTGAAGCGAGCCAGGACGGCTCGTCTGAATCCGTCTGA
- the cysM gene encoding cysteine synthase CysM, translating to MTLQYPTIADCVGNTPLVRLQRLPGATSNTLLLKLEGNNPAGSVKDRPALSMITRAELRGQIHAGDTLIEATSGNTGIALAMAAAIKGYKMILIMPDNSSAERKAAMTAYGAELILVSQEEGMEGARDLAQRMEAEGRGKVLDQFANGDNPEAHYTTTGPEIWRQTQGSITHFVSSMGTTGTIMGVSRYLKEQSDSVQIVGLQPMEGSAIPGIRRWPQEYLPKIYQADRVDRIVDMAQSEAEDVTRRLAREEGIFCGVSSGGAVAAMLRLSKEVENAVIVAIICDRGDRYLSTGIFDAPN from the coding sequence ATGACCCTGCAGTACCCAACCATCGCCGATTGCGTCGGCAACACGCCGCTGGTGCGTTTGCAGCGCCTGCCCGGCGCCACCAGCAACACCCTTTTGCTCAAGCTCGAAGGGAATAACCCGGCGGGTTCGGTCAAGGACCGTCCGGCGCTGTCGATGATCACCCGTGCCGAGTTGCGCGGGCAGATCCACGCCGGCGATACGCTGATCGAGGCAACCTCCGGCAACACCGGGATCGCCTTGGCCATGGCGGCCGCGATCAAGGGTTACAAGATGATCCTGATCATGCCGGACAATTCCAGCGCCGAGCGTAAAGCGGCGATGACCGCGTATGGCGCCGAGTTGATTCTGGTCAGTCAGGAAGAAGGCATGGAAGGCGCGCGCGATCTGGCGCAGCGCATGGAAGCCGAAGGCCGTGGCAAGGTGCTCGATCAGTTCGCCAATGGCGACAACCCCGAAGCGCACTACACCACCACCGGTCCCGAAATCTGGCGCCAGACCCAGGGCAGCATTACCCATTTCGTTAGCTCCATGGGCACCACCGGCACCATCATGGGCGTTTCGCGCTACTTGAAAGAGCAGAGCGACAGCGTGCAGATCGTCGGCCTGCAACCGATGGAAGGCTCGGCCATTCCCGGCATCCGCCGCTGGCCGCAGGAATACCTGCCGAAGATCTATCAGGCCGACCGCGTCGACCGCATCGTCGATATGGCGCAAAGCGAAGCCGAGGACGTCACCCGTCGCCTGGCCCGCGAAGAAGGCATCTTCTGCGGCGTGTCTTCGGGCGGTGCGGTGGCAGCGATGCTGCGCTTGTCCAAAGAAGTTGAAAACGCGGTGATCGTCGCGATCATCTGCGACCGTGGCGACCGTTACCTGTCGACCGGCATTTTCGACGCGCCCAACTGA
- the mazG gene encoding nucleoside triphosphate pyrophosphohydrolase, producing the protein MYSLEDLLHLMSRLRDPQFGCPWDIKQTYATIVPHTLEEAYEVADAIERGDLDHLQGELGDLLFQVVYYSQLAKEEGRFEFAGVIDSITRKLIRRHPHVFPTGDLYAPLDVPRLSEEQVKQRWEEIKAEERAEKSAAPEQLSLLDDVPSALPALSRSAKLQKRAAQVGFDWPDALPVLDKVREELDEVLEAMSENDPVAVADEIGDLLFSVVNLARHLKVDPETALRGANGKFERRFRFIEQALRDTHRPMEDCTLEELDALWGEAKRQEKNVPGCG; encoded by the coding sequence ATGTACAGCCTTGAAGACCTGCTCCACCTGATGTCCCGCCTGCGCGATCCGCAGTTCGGTTGCCCGTGGGACATCAAGCAGACTTACGCCACCATCGTTCCGCACACCCTTGAAGAAGCCTACGAAGTGGCCGACGCCATTGAGCGTGGCGATCTCGATCACTTGCAGGGCGAGCTCGGCGATCTGCTGTTTCAGGTGGTGTATTACAGCCAGTTGGCCAAGGAAGAAGGTCGCTTCGAATTCGCCGGGGTGATCGACAGCATCACCCGCAAGCTGATCCGCCGGCATCCGCACGTATTCCCCACCGGCGATCTGTACGCGCCGCTCGACGTGCCGCGTCTGAGCGAAGAGCAGGTCAAGCAGCGCTGGGAGGAAATCAAGGCTGAGGAGCGCGCCGAGAAATCCGCAGCGCCCGAGCAACTGTCACTGCTCGACGATGTGCCGTCCGCGTTGCCGGCATTGTCGCGTTCGGCGAAATTGCAGAAGCGCGCCGCGCAGGTCGGTTTCGACTGGCCGGACGCCTTGCCGGTGCTCGACAAGGTGCGTGAAGAGCTCGACGAAGTGCTCGAAGCCATGTCCGAAAACGACCCCGTCGCGGTGGCTGACGAGATCGGCGACCTGCTGTTTTCCGTGGTCAATCTGGCCCGGCATCTGAAGGTCGATCCGGAAACCGCATTGCGTGGCGCCAACGGCAAGTTTGAAAGACGTTTCCGTTTTATCGAACAGGCATTGCGCGACACCCACCGTCCCATGGAAGATTGCACCCTCGAAGAGTTGGACGCCCTCTGGGGCGAAGCCAAACGTCAGGAAAAGAATGTGCCCGGCTGCGGCTGA
- the relA gene encoding GTP diphosphokinase: MVQVRAHQPINTDGSINLEAWLDHAVSVDLALDREALKEACEFAREAEQQSNAKKNLWAEGSGSFSTGLEIAEILADLKLDQDSLVAAVLYRGVREGQIELAAVGQRFGPVVAKLIDGVQRMAAISASLSPRQSMVMGTQGQVENLRKMLVAMVDDVRVALIKLAERTCAIRAVKTADDEKRNRVAREVFDIYAPLAHRLGIGHIKWELEDLSFRYLEPDQYKQIAKLLHERRLDRERFIADVMTQLKDELQATGVEADISGRAKHIYSIWRKMQRKGLEFSQIYDVRAVRVLVPEMRDCYTALGIVHTLWRHIPKEFDDYIANPKENGYRSLHTAVIGPEGKVLEVQIRTHSMHEEAELGVCAHWRYKGTDVKSGSNHYEEKISWLRQVLEWHEELGDIGGLAEQLRVDIEPDRVYIFTPDGHAIDLPKGATPLDFAYRVHTEIGHNCRGAKINGRIVPLNYSLQTGEQVEIITSKHGTPSRDWLNSNLGYVTTSRARAKIVHWFKLQARDQNVAAGKTLIERELTRLGLPAVDFDKLADKANMKTAEDMFAALGAGDLRLAQLVNLAQQLVEPERGNEQLELIPRKATGYKPGKRGDIQIQGVGNLMTQMAGCCQPLPGDAIVGYITQGRGVSIHRQDCASVLQLGGREPERIIQVSWGPVPVLTYPVDIVIRAYDRSGLLRDVSQVLLNERINVLAVNTRSNKEDNTALMSLTIEIPGLDALGRLLGRISQLPNIIETRRNRTP; this comes from the coding sequence ATGGTACAGGTGAGAGCACACCAGCCGATCAACACCGACGGCAGTATCAATCTCGAGGCTTGGCTCGATCATGCGGTCAGTGTCGATCTGGCACTGGATCGCGAAGCCTTGAAAGAAGCCTGCGAGTTCGCTCGCGAGGCGGAGCAGCAATCCAACGCGAAAAAGAATCTGTGGGCCGAGGGCTCCGGCAGTTTCAGCACCGGGCTTGAAATCGCCGAGATCCTCGCCGACCTCAAGCTCGATCAGGATTCACTGGTCGCTGCGGTGCTGTATCGCGGCGTGCGCGAGGGCCAGATCGAACTCGCTGCCGTCGGCCAGCGTTTCGGCCCGGTGGTGGCCAAGCTGATCGACGGCGTGCAGCGCATGGCCGCCATCAGCGCCAGCCTCAGCCCGCGCCAGTCGATGGTCATGGGCACGCAGGGGCAGGTAGAGAACCTGCGCAAAATGCTCGTGGCCATGGTCGATGACGTGCGCGTCGCGCTGATCAAACTGGCCGAACGCACCTGCGCGATCCGTGCGGTGAAAACCGCCGACGACGAAAAACGTAACCGCGTCGCCCGGGAAGTCTTCGACATCTATGCGCCGCTCGCGCACCGCCTCGGCATCGGTCATATCAAGTGGGAACTGGAGGATTTGTCCTTCCGTTACCTCGAGCCCGATCAATACAAACAGATCGCCAAGTTGCTCCATGAGCGGCGGCTGGACCGCGAGCGTTTCATCGCTGACGTGATGACCCAGCTCAAGGATGAATTACAGGCCACCGGTGTCGAGGCCGACATCAGCGGGCGAGCCAAACACATTTATTCGATCTGGCGCAAAATGCAGCGCAAGGGTCTGGAGTTCAGCCAGATCTACGACGTGCGTGCGGTGCGCGTGCTGGTTCCGGAAATGCGCGACTGCTACACCGCGCTGGGCATCGTCCACACCTTGTGGCGGCACATCCCGAAAGAATTCGACGACTACATCGCCAACCCGAAAGAGAACGGCTACCGCTCGCTGCACACCGCGGTGATCGGCCCGGAAGGCAAGGTTCTCGAAGTACAGATCCGTACGCACTCGATGCACGAAGAGGCCGAACTCGGCGTCTGCGCGCACTGGCGCTACAAGGGCACCGACGTCAAATCCGGTTCCAACCACTACGAAGAGAAAATCTCCTGGCTGCGTCAGGTCCTCGAGTGGCACGAAGAGCTGGGTGACATCGGCGGGCTGGCCGAACAGCTGCGTGTCGATATCGAGCCGGACCGGGTCTACATCTTTACCCCCGACGGTCACGCCATCGACTTGCCCAAGGGCGCGACGCCGCTGGACTTCGCCTACCGCGTACACACCGAGATCGGCCACAACTGCCGTGGCGCGAAGATCAACGGGCGCATCGTCCCGCTCAACTACAGCCTGCAGACCGGTGAGCAGGTCGAGATCATCACCAGCAAGCATGGCACGCCGAGCCGCGACTGGCTGAACTCGAACCTCGGTTACGTCACCACGTCGCGGGCACGGGCGAAGATCGTGCACTGGTTCAAATTGCAGGCGCGCGACCAGAACGTCGCGGCCGGCAAGACCCTGATCGAGCGCGAACTGACCCGGCTCGGCCTGCCGGCGGTGGACTTCGACAAGCTGGCCGACAAGGCCAACATGAAAACCGCCGAAGACATGTTCGCCGCCCTCGGTGCCGGCGACCTGCGACTGGCGCAACTGGTCAACCTCGCGCAGCAACTGGTCGAGCCGGAGCGCGGCAACGAACAGCTGGAACTGATTCCGCGCAAGGCCACCGGCTACAAACCGGGCAAGCGTGGCGACATTCAGATCCAGGGCGTCGGCAACCTGATGACGCAGATGGCCGGCTGCTGCCAGCCACTGCCGGGCGATGCGATCGTCGGCTACATCACTCAGGGCCGCGGCGTGAGCATTCACCGTCAGGACTGCGCCTCGGTGCTGCAACTGGGCGGGCGCGAACCCGAGCGGATCATCCAGGTCAGCTGGGGGCCGGTGCCGGTGCTCACCTATCCGGTGGACATCGTCATCCGCGCCTACGACCGTTCCGGTCTGCTGCGTGACGTCTCGCAGGTGCTGCTCAACGAGCGCATCAACGTGCTGGCGGTCAACACCCGCTCGAACAAGGAAGACAACACCGCGTTGATGTCGCTGACCATCGAGATTCCGGGCCTGGACGCGCTGGGGCGCTTGCTGGGGCGGATTTCGCAGTTGCCGAACATCATCGAAACGCGGCGTAACCGTACCCCGTGA
- the fabA gene encoding 3-hydroxyacyl-[acyl-carrier-protein] dehydratase FabA, with the protein MTKQNAFTREDLLRCSRGELFGPGNAQLPAPNMLMVDRITLISEEGGKYGKGELVAELDINPDLWFFACHFEGDPVMPGCLGLDAMWQLVGFFLGWQGLPGRGRALGSGEVKFFGQVLPTARKVTYNIHIKRVLKGKLNLAIADGSVTVDGREIYTAEGLRVGVFTSTDNF; encoded by the coding sequence ATGACCAAACAAAACGCCTTTACTCGGGAAGATCTGCTGCGCTGCAGTCGCGGTGAGCTGTTCGGCCCAGGTAACGCGCAACTGCCCGCCCCGAACATGCTGATGGTGGATCGCATCACCCTGATCAGCGAGGAAGGCGGCAAGTACGGCAAAGGTGAATTGGTCGCCGAGCTGGATATCAACCCTGACCTGTGGTTCTTCGCGTGCCACTTCGAAGGCGATCCGGTGATGCCGGGCTGCCTGGGTCTGGACGCCATGTGGCAACTGGTCGGCTTCTTCCTCGGCTGGCAAGGCCTGCCGGGCCGCGGCCGTGCGCTGGGTTCGGGCGAAGTGAAATTCTTCGGCCAGGTCCTGCCGACCGCCAGGAAAGTCACCTACAACATTCATATCAAACGCGTCCTCAAGGGCAAGCTGAACCTGGCCATCGCCGATGGTTCGGTGACTGTCGACGGTCGCGAAATCTACACCGCCGAAGGCCTTCGCGTCGGCGTGTTCACCTCCACTGACAACTTCTAA
- the fabB gene encoding beta-ketoacyl-ACP synthase I, with the protein MRRVVITGLGIVSCLGNDKETVSANLRASRPGIRFNPEYAEMGLRSQVSGSIDLNLEELIDRKIYRFVGHAAAYAYLAMKDAIADSGLTEEQVSNPRTGLIAGSGGASTLNQMEALDILREKGVKRVGPYRVTRTMSSTVSACLATPFKIKGLNYSIASACATSAHCIGTAMEQIQMGKQDIVFAGGGEEEHWSQSFLFDAMGALSSKRNETPEQASRAYDADRDGFVIAGGGGMVVVEELEHALARGAKIYAEIVGYGATSDGYDMVAPSGEGAIRCMQQALSTVDTPIDYLNTHGTSTPVGDVAEMKGVREVFGDKAPAISSTKSLSGHSLGAAGVHEAIYCMLMMEGNFIAGSANIDELDPEVADLPVLTKTRENATINTVMSNSFGFGGTNATLVLKRWEGK; encoded by the coding sequence ATGCGCCGCGTCGTTATCACTGGTCTGGGCATCGTTTCGTGCCTGGGCAATGACAAAGAGACCGTCTCCGCTAACCTGCGTGCAAGCCGCCCTGGCATCCGGTTCAACCCGGAATACGCCGAAATGGGTCTGCGTAGCCAGGTTTCCGGCTCCATCGACCTCAACCTTGAAGAACTGATCGATCGCAAGATCTATCGCTTCGTCGGTCACGCAGCGGCTTACGCCTACCTGGCCATGAAAGACGCCATTGCTGACTCCGGCCTGACCGAAGAGCAAGTGTCCAACCCGCGCACTGGCCTGATCGCCGGTTCCGGTGGCGCCTCCACGCTGAACCAGATGGAAGCGCTGGACATCCTGCGCGAGAAAGGCGTGAAGCGCGTTGGCCCGTACCGCGTGACGCGGACCATGAGCAGCACCGTTTCTGCTTGCCTGGCCACCCCGTTCAAGATCAAGGGCCTGAACTACTCCATCGCATCTGCCTGCGCCACCAGTGCTCACTGCATCGGTACCGCCATGGAACAGATCCAGATGGGCAAGCAGGACATCGTCTTCGCCGGCGGCGGTGAAGAAGAACACTGGAGCCAGTCGTTCCTGTTCGACGCCATGGGCGCGCTGTCCAGCAAGCGTAACGAAACGCCTGAACAGGCTTCCCGTGCCTACGACGCCGACCGTGACGGTTTCGTCATCGCGGGCGGTGGCGGCATGGTCGTGGTCGAAGAGCTGGAACACGCTCTGGCCCGCGGCGCAAAAATCTACGCGGAAATCGTCGGCTACGGCGCGACCTCCGACGGCTACGACATGGTTGCCCCGAGTGGCGAAGGCGCGATCCGCTGCATGCAGCAGGCGCTGTCCACCGTCGACACCCCGATCGACTACCTGAACACCCACGGCACCTCGACTCCGGTCGGTGACGTTGCGGAAATGAAAGGTGTGCGTGAAGTGTTCGGCGACAAGGCTCCGGCGATCAGTTCGACCAAGAGCCTGTCCGGTCACTCCCTGGGCGCCGCCGGCGTTCACGAAGCGATCTACTGCATGTTGATGATGGAAGGCAACTTCATTGCCGGTTCCGCCAACATCGACGAGCTGGACCCTGAAGTGGCCGATCTGCCGGTGCTGACCAAGACCCGCGAAAACGCCACCATCAACACCGTGATGAGCAACAGCTTCGGCTTCGGCGGCACCAACGCCACGCTGGTGCTGAAGCGTTGGGAAGGCAAGTAA
- a CDS encoding DUF2058 domain-containing protein: MSISLRDQLLKAGLVNQKQAKQVSKDKQKQQRLAHKGQIELDDSQQRAAQEAMAEKVKRDQELNRQAKEKAEAKARAAQVKQLIEVSRLPKLTTEDYYNFVDDKKVKRISVNTLMRNKLSNGSLAIVHHNGGYEVIPREAALKIQERDPQRIVQLNVKTEEVSTEDDPYAAYQIPDDLMW, from the coding sequence ATGAGTATTTCCCTTCGCGACCAGTTGCTCAAAGCAGGCCTGGTCAACCAAAAGCAGGCCAAGCAGGTCAGCAAGGACAAGCAGAAGCAGCAGCGCCTGGCTCACAAGGGTCAGATCGAACTGGATGACTCGCAGCAGCGCGCCGCCCAGGAAGCCATGGCCGAGAAGGTCAAGCGCGACCAGGAGCTGAACCGTCAGGCGAAAGAGAAGGCCGAAGCCAAGGCGCGTGCCGCGCAGGTCAAGCAATTGATCGAAGTCTCGCGTCTGCCGAAGCTGACCACCGAGGACTACTACAACTTCGTTGACGACAAGAAGGTCAAGCGCATCTCGGTCAACACGCTGATGCGCAACAAGCTCAGCAATGGTTCGCTGGCAATCGTCCATCATAACGGCGGTTACGAAGTGATCCCGCGTGAAGCGGCGCTGAAGATTCAGGAGCGCGACCCACAGCGCATCGTCCAGCTCAACGTGAAGACCGAAGAGGTCAGCACCGAGGACGATCCGTACGCGGCGTACCAGATCCCGGATGACCTGATGTGGTAA